A region of Drosophila suzukii chromosome 2L, CBGP_Dsuzu_IsoJpt1.0, whole genome shotgun sequence DNA encodes the following proteins:
- the crol gene encoding zinc finger protein 135 isoform X6 produces MQHVSAASSVPSVVAPVVTTGGTTITLGGPPPLPKSEHKEDGKPPHGIEMYKVNIEDISQLFTYHEVFGKIHGDVVNHQLAAAHGGQLPPPPPLPPQVTSHAASAAAAAAAASTNNAAVAAVMASANAAAAAAAAASAGGGLPPATSGNGGQQVTVTTTSSSTSSGGSTTSGGTTTTAGELLMPKMEGGIHGVDGSGNGGNGGGQNVALAPDGTPIATGTHVCDICGKMFQFRYQLIVHRRYHSERKPFMCQVCGQGFTTSQDLTRHGKIHIGGPMFTCIVCFNVFANNTSLERHMKRHSTDKPFACTICQKTFARKEHLDNHFRSHTGETPFRCQYCAKTFTRKEHMVNHVRKHTGETPHRCDICKKSFTRKEHYVNHYMWHTGETPHRCDFCSKTFTRKEHLLNHVRQHTGESPHRCSYCMKTFTRKEHLVNHIRQHTGETPFKCTYCTKAFTRKDHMVNHVRQHTGESPHKCTYCTKTFTRKEHLTNHVRQHTGDSPHRCSYCKKTFTRKEHLTNHVRLHTGDSPHKCEYCQKTFTRKEHLNNHMRQHSSDNPHCCNVCNKPFTRKEHLINHMSRCHTGDRPFTCETCGKSFPLKGNLLFHQRSHTKGQEMERPFACEKCPKNFICKGHLVSHMRSHSGEKPHACTLCSKAFVERGNLKRHMKMNHPDAMMPPPPVHPHPQIPAGVLTQVKQEVKPIIIPHHSATTTMHTIQQITAGAAGGAGAVQLTPGLVPLVTSTLISHNAAAQQQSQKNQAAAAAAAQQQAAAAAAAQQQAAQQAAHQQHQQQVAAQHQQQAAVAAHQQQQQQLQQQQQLLQLSIQQAAHHHQQEQHRQQQQQQHQQQQQQQHHQQQQQGHPQAPPPQQQQQPPPIALISDPSALARAAIQLQHLPANVEQHPVVY; encoded by the exons ATGCAGCACGTGAGCGCTGCTAGCTCGGTGCCATCAGTAGTAGCCCCTGTTGTGACCACTGGTGGGACGACGATCACCTTGGGCGGCCCACCGCCGCTCCCCAAATCGGAGCACAAAGAGGATGGCAAGCCACCGCACGGCATCGAGATGTACAAGGTGAACATCGAGGACATTTCGCAGCTCTTTACCTACCACGAGGTCTTTGGCAAGATCCACGGCGATGTGGTCAATCATCAATTGGCGGCGGCCCACGGGGGTCAGTTGCCACCACCtccgccgctgccgccgcAGGTCACCAGCCATGCGGCGAGTGCAGCGGCAGCCGCAGCAGCGGCGTCTACCAACAATGCCGCCGTGGCAGCGGTAATGGCCTCGGCGAATGCAGCAGCGGCCGCGGCGGCGGCTGCATCGGCGGGGGGAGGACTACCGCCGGCCACCAGCGGCAATGGGGGCCAGCAGGTGACGGTGACGACGACCAGCAGCTCGACGAGCAGCGGCGGGAGCACCACCAGTGGGGGCACCACGACCACGGCGGGTGAGTTGCTTATGCCTAAAATGGAGGGCGGCATTCATGGCGTGGACGGCAGCGGCAATGGCGGCAATGGCGGCGGGCAGAACGTGGCGCTGGCGCCGGACGGTACGCCCATTGCGACGGGGACGCACGTCTGCGACATCTGCGGCAAGATGTTCCAGTTCCGGTACCAGCTGATCGTGCACCGGCGCTACCACAGCGAACGGAAGCCGTTCATGTGCCAGGTGTGCGGCCAGGGGTTCACCACATCGCAGGATTTGACGCGCCACGGCAAGATCCACATTGGCGGGCCCATGTTCACCTGCATCGTGTGCTTCAATGTGTTCGCGAACAATACGAGCCTGGAGCGGCACATGAAACGGCACTCGACGGACAAACCGTTCGCCTGCACCATTTGCCAAAAGACCTTTGCCCGCAAAGAGCACCTGGACAATCACTTCCGCTCGCACACGGGCGAAACGCCCTTCCGTTGCCAGTACTGCGCCAAGACGTTCACGCGCAAGGAGCACATGGTCAACCATGTGCGCAAACACACGGGTGAGACGCCACATCGTTGCGATATTTGTAAGAAGTCCTTTACGCGCAAGGAACACTATGTTAACCACTACATGTGGCACACTG GCGAGACGCCGCACCGGTGCGACTTCTGCTCCAAGACGTTTACGCGCAAGGAGCACTTGCTCAACCACGTGCGCCAGCACACGGGAGAGTCGCCGCACCGCTGCTCCTACTGCATGAAGACGTTCACGCGCAAGGAGCACCTGGTCAACCACATACGCCAGCACACGGGTGAGACACCGTTCAAGTGCACGTACTGCACGAAAGCGTTCACGCGCAAAGATCACATGGTTAATCATGTACGGCAACATACAGGCGAGTCGCCGCACAAGTGCACGTACTGCACTAAGACGTTCACGCGCAAGGAGCACCTGACGAACCATGTGCGCCAGCACACGGGCGACTCCCCGCACCGATGCTCCTACTGCAAGAAGACGTTTACGCGGAAGGAGCACCTGACGAACCATGTGCGCCTGCACACGGGCGACTCGCCGCACAAATGCGAGTACTGCCAGAAGACGTTTACGCGGAAGGAGCACCTCAACAATCACATGCGCCAGCACTCGAGCGACAATCCGCATTGCTGCAACGTTTGCAACAAGCCGTTCACGCGCAAGGAGCACCTGATCAACCACATGTCGAGGTGCCACACCGGCGACCGGCCCTTCACCTGCGAGACGTGCGGCAAGTCGTTCCCGCTCAAGGGCAACCTGCTCTTCCATCAGCGCAGCCACACCAAGGGCCAGGAGATGGAGCGACCCTTTGCCTGCGAGAAGTGCCCCAAGAACTTCATCTGCAAAG GTCACTTGGTCTCGCACATGCGCTCCCATTCGGGTGAGAAACCACACGCGTGCACTCTGTGCAGCAAGGCGTTCGTCGAGCGCGGCAATTTGAAGCGCCACATGAAGATGAATCACCCGGATGCTATGATGCCGCCACCACCCgtgcatccgcatccgcaaATACCGGCTGGTGTGCTGACGCAAGTCAAGCAGGAAGTGAAACCGATCATAA TTCCCCACCACTCGGCGACCACCACGATGCACACCATTCAGCAGATCACGGCGGGAGCGGCGGGTGGAGCCGGAGCAGTGCAGCTAACCCCGGGCCTGGTGCCCCTGGTCACCTCCACGCTCATCTCGCATAACGCGGCTGCCCAGCAGCAGTCGCAGAAGAATCAAGCAGCCGCCGCAGCAGCTGCCCAGCAACAGGCTGCAGCAGCCGCCGCTGCCCAACAGCAAGCGGCCCAGCAGGCTGCACATCAGCAGCATCAACAGCAAGTGGCCGcccagcatcagcagcaggcCGCAGTGGCCGcccatcagcagcagcaacagcagttgcagcagcagcagcaacttcTGCAGTTGTCCATCCAGCAAGCGGCTCACCACCATCAGCAGGAGCAGCATcgccaacagcagcagcagcaacaccagcagcagcaacagcagcagcatcaccagcagcaacagcagggTCATCCTCAGGCCccgccaccacagcagcaacaacagccacCGCCCATCGCCCTGATCAGCGATCCAAGTGCTCTGGCACGTGCCGCCATCCAGCTGCAGCATCTGCCGGCGAATGTGGAACAGCACCCGGTTGTTTACTAA
- the crol gene encoding zinc finger protein 271 isoform X2, whose protein sequence is MQHVSAASSVPSVVAPVVTTGGTTITLGGPPPLPKSEHKEDGKPPHGIEMYKVNIEDISQLFTYHEVFGKIHGDVVNHQLAAAHGGQLPPPPPLPPQVTSHAASAAAAAAAASTNNAAVAAVMASANAAAAAAAAASAGGGLPPATSGNGGQQVTVTTTSSSTSSGGSTTSGGTTTTAGELLMPKMEGGIHGVDGSGNGGNGGGQNVALAPDGTPIATGTHVCDICGKMFQFRYQLIVHRRYHSERKPFMCQVCGQGFTTSQDLTRHGKIHIGGPMFTCIVCFNVFANNTSLERHMKRHSTDKPFACTICQKTFARKEHLDNHFRSHTGETPFRCQYCAKTFTRKEHMVNHVRKHTGETPHRCDICKKSFTRKEHYVNHYMWHTGQTPHQCDVCGKKYTRKEHLANHMRSHTNETPFRCEICGKSFSRKEHFTNHILWHTGETPHRCDFCSKTFTRKEHLLNHVRQHTGESPHRCSYCMKTFTRKEHLVNHIRQHTGETPFKCTYCTKAFTRKDHMVNHVRQHTGESPHKCTYCTKTFTRKEHLTNHVRQHTGDSPHRCSYCKKTFTRKEHLTNHVRLHTGDSPHKCEYCQKTFTRKEHLNNHMRQHSSDNPHCCNVCNKPFTRKEHLINHMSRCHTGDRPFTCETCGKSFPLKGNLLFHQRSHTKGQEMERPFACEKCPKNFICKGHLVSHMRSHSGEKPHACTLCSKAFVERGNLKRHMKMNHPDAMMPPPPVHPHPQIPAGVLTQVKQEVKPIIIPHHSATTTMHTIQQITAGAAGGAGAVQLTPGLVPLVTSTLISHNAAAQQQSQKNQAAAAAAAQQQAAAAAAAQQQAAQQAAHQQHQQQVAAQHQQQAAVAAHQQQQQQLQQQQQLLQLSIQQAAHHHQQEQHRQQQQQQHQQQQQQQHHQQQQQGHPQAPPPQQQQQPPPIALISDPSALARAAIQLQHLPANVEQHPVVY, encoded by the exons ATGCAGCACGTGAGCGCTGCTAGCTCGGTGCCATCAGTAGTAGCCCCTGTTGTGACCACTGGTGGGACGACGATCACCTTGGGCGGCCCACCGCCGCTCCCCAAATCGGAGCACAAAGAGGATGGCAAGCCACCGCACGGCATCGAGATGTACAAGGTGAACATCGAGGACATTTCGCAGCTCTTTACCTACCACGAGGTCTTTGGCAAGATCCACGGCGATGTGGTCAATCATCAATTGGCGGCGGCCCACGGGGGTCAGTTGCCACCACCtccgccgctgccgccgcAGGTCACCAGCCATGCGGCGAGTGCAGCGGCAGCCGCAGCAGCGGCGTCTACCAACAATGCCGCCGTGGCAGCGGTAATGGCCTCGGCGAATGCAGCAGCGGCCGCGGCGGCGGCTGCATCGGCGGGGGGAGGACTACCGCCGGCCACCAGCGGCAATGGGGGCCAGCAGGTGACGGTGACGACGACCAGCAGCTCGACGAGCAGCGGCGGGAGCACCACCAGTGGGGGCACCACGACCACGGCGGGTGAGTTGCTTATGCCTAAAATGGAGGGCGGCATTCATGGCGTGGACGGCAGCGGCAATGGCGGCAATGGCGGCGGGCAGAACGTGGCGCTGGCGCCGGACGGTACGCCCATTGCGACGGGGACGCACGTCTGCGACATCTGCGGCAAGATGTTCCAGTTCCGGTACCAGCTGATCGTGCACCGGCGCTACCACAGCGAACGGAAGCCGTTCATGTGCCAGGTGTGCGGCCAGGGGTTCACCACATCGCAGGATTTGACGCGCCACGGCAAGATCCACATTGGCGGGCCCATGTTCACCTGCATCGTGTGCTTCAATGTGTTCGCGAACAATACGAGCCTGGAGCGGCACATGAAACGGCACTCGACGGACAAACCGTTCGCCTGCACCATTTGCCAAAAGACCTTTGCCCGCAAAGAGCACCTGGACAATCACTTCCGCTCGCACACGGGCGAAACGCCCTTCCGTTGCCAGTACTGCGCCAAGACGTTCACGCGCAAGGAGCACATGGTCAACCATGTGCGCAAACACACGGGTGAGACGCCACATCGTTGCGATATTTGTAAGAAGTCCTTTACGCGCAAGGAACACTATGTTAACCACTACATGTGGCACACTG GTCAAACGCCGCACCAGTGCGATGTCTGCGGCAAGAAATACACGCGCAAGGAGCACCTAGCCAACCATATGCGATCGCACACCAACGAGACGCCGTTCCGTTGCGAGATCTGCGGCAAGAGCTTTAGCCGCAAGGAGCACTTCACCAACCACATACTCTGGCATACAG GCGAGACGCCGCACCGGTGCGACTTCTGCTCCAAGACGTTTACGCGCAAGGAGCACTTGCTCAACCACGTGCGCCAGCACACGGGAGAGTCGCCGCACCGCTGCTCCTACTGCATGAAGACGTTCACGCGCAAGGAGCACCTGGTCAACCACATACGCCAGCACACGGGTGAGACACCGTTCAAGTGCACGTACTGCACGAAAGCGTTCACGCGCAAAGATCACATGGTTAATCATGTACGGCAACATACAGGCGAGTCGCCGCACAAGTGCACGTACTGCACTAAGACGTTCACGCGCAAGGAGCACCTGACGAACCATGTGCGCCAGCACACGGGCGACTCCCCGCACCGATGCTCCTACTGCAAGAAGACGTTTACGCGGAAGGAGCACCTGACGAACCATGTGCGCCTGCACACGGGCGACTCGCCGCACAAATGCGAGTACTGCCAGAAGACGTTTACGCGGAAGGAGCACCTCAACAATCACATGCGCCAGCACTCGAGCGACAATCCGCATTGCTGCAACGTTTGCAACAAGCCGTTCACGCGCAAGGAGCACCTGATCAACCACATGTCGAGGTGCCACACCGGCGACCGGCCCTTCACCTGCGAGACGTGCGGCAAGTCGTTCCCGCTCAAGGGCAACCTGCTCTTCCATCAGCGCAGCCACACCAAGGGCCAGGAGATGGAGCGACCCTTTGCCTGCGAGAAGTGCCCCAAGAACTTCATCTGCAAAG GTCACTTGGTCTCGCACATGCGCTCCCATTCGGGTGAGAAACCACACGCGTGCACTCTGTGCAGCAAGGCGTTCGTCGAGCGCGGCAATTTGAAGCGCCACATGAAGATGAATCACCCGGATGCTATGATGCCGCCACCACCCgtgcatccgcatccgcaaATACCGGCTGGTGTGCTGACGCAAGTCAAGCAGGAAGTGAAACCGATCATAA TTCCCCACCACTCGGCGACCACCACGATGCACACCATTCAGCAGATCACGGCGGGAGCGGCGGGTGGAGCCGGAGCAGTGCAGCTAACCCCGGGCCTGGTGCCCCTGGTCACCTCCACGCTCATCTCGCATAACGCGGCTGCCCAGCAGCAGTCGCAGAAGAATCAAGCAGCCGCCGCAGCAGCTGCCCAGCAACAGGCTGCAGCAGCCGCCGCTGCCCAACAGCAAGCGGCCCAGCAGGCTGCACATCAGCAGCATCAACAGCAAGTGGCCGcccagcatcagcagcaggcCGCAGTGGCCGcccatcagcagcagcaacagcagttgcagcagcagcagcaacttcTGCAGTTGTCCATCCAGCAAGCGGCTCACCACCATCAGCAGGAGCAGCATcgccaacagcagcagcagcaacaccagcagcagcaacagcagcagcatcaccagcagcaacagcagggTCATCCTCAGGCCccgccaccacagcagcaacaacagccacCGCCCATCGCCCTGATCAGCGATCCAAGTGCTCTGGCACGTGCCGCCATCCAGCTGCAGCATCTGCCGGCGAATGTGGAACAGCACCCGGTTGTTTACTAA
- the crol gene encoding zinc finger protein 271 isoform X4 → MQHVSAASSVPSVVAPVVTTGGTTITLGGPPPLPKSEHKEDGKPPHGIEMYKVNIEDISQLFTYHEVFGKIHGDVVNHQLAAAHGGQLPPPPPLPPQVTSHAASAAAAAAAASTNNAAVAAVMASANAAAAAAAAASAGGGLPPATSGNGGQQVTVTTTSSSTSSGGSTTSGGTTTTAGELLMPKMEGGIHGVDGSGNGGNGGGQNVALAPDGTPIATGTHVCDICGKMFQFRYQLIVHRRYHSERKPFMCQVCGQGFTTSQDLTRHGKIHIGGPMFTCIVCFNVFANNTSLERHMKRHSTDKPFACTICQKTFARKEHLDNHFRSHTGETPFRCQYCAKTFTRKEHMVNHVRKHTGETPHRCDICKKSFTRKEHYVNHYMWHTGQTPHQCDVCGKKYTRKEHLANHMRSHTNETPFRCEICGKSFSRKEHFTNHILWHTAGETPHRCDFCSKTFTRKEHLLNHVRQHTGESPHRCSYCMKTFTRKEHLVNHIRQHTGESPHKCTYCTKTFTRKEHLTNHVRQHTGDSPHRCSYCKKTFTRKEHLTNHVRLHTGDSPHKCEYCQKTFTRKEHLNNHMRQHSSDNPHCCNVCNKPFTRKEHLINHMSRCHTGDRPFTCETCGKSFPLKGNLLFHQRSHTKGQEMERPFACEKCPKNFICKGHLVSHMRSHSGEKPHACTLCSKAFVERGNLKRHMKMNHPDAMMPPPPVHPHPQIPAGVLTQVKQEVKPIIIPHHSATTTMHTIQQITAGAAGGAGAVQLTPGLVPLVTSTLISHNAAAQQQSQKNQAAAAAAAQQQAAAAAAAQQQAAQQAAHQQHQQQVAAQHQQQAAVAAHQQQQQQLQQQQQLLQLSIQQAAHHHQQEQHRQQQQQQHQQQQQQQHHQQQQQGHPQAPPPQQQQQPPPIALISDPSALARAAIQLQHLPANVEQHPVVY, encoded by the exons ATGCAGCACGTGAGCGCTGCTAGCTCGGTGCCATCAGTAGTAGCCCCTGTTGTGACCACTGGTGGGACGACGATCACCTTGGGCGGCCCACCGCCGCTCCCCAAATCGGAGCACAAAGAGGATGGCAAGCCACCGCACGGCATCGAGATGTACAAGGTGAACATCGAGGACATTTCGCAGCTCTTTACCTACCACGAGGTCTTTGGCAAGATCCACGGCGATGTGGTCAATCATCAATTGGCGGCGGCCCACGGGGGTCAGTTGCCACCACCtccgccgctgccgccgcAGGTCACCAGCCATGCGGCGAGTGCAGCGGCAGCCGCAGCAGCGGCGTCTACCAACAATGCCGCCGTGGCAGCGGTAATGGCCTCGGCGAATGCAGCAGCGGCCGCGGCGGCGGCTGCATCGGCGGGGGGAGGACTACCGCCGGCCACCAGCGGCAATGGGGGCCAGCAGGTGACGGTGACGACGACCAGCAGCTCGACGAGCAGCGGCGGGAGCACCACCAGTGGGGGCACCACGACCACGGCGGGTGAGTTGCTTATGCCTAAAATGGAGGGCGGCATTCATGGCGTGGACGGCAGCGGCAATGGCGGCAATGGCGGCGGGCAGAACGTGGCGCTGGCGCCGGACGGTACGCCCATTGCGACGGGGACGCACGTCTGCGACATCTGCGGCAAGATGTTCCAGTTCCGGTACCAGCTGATCGTGCACCGGCGCTACCACAGCGAACGGAAGCCGTTCATGTGCCAGGTGTGCGGCCAGGGGTTCACCACATCGCAGGATTTGACGCGCCACGGCAAGATCCACATTGGCGGGCCCATGTTCACCTGCATCGTGTGCTTCAATGTGTTCGCGAACAATACGAGCCTGGAGCGGCACATGAAACGGCACTCGACGGACAAACCGTTCGCCTGCACCATTTGCCAAAAGACCTTTGCCCGCAAAGAGCACCTGGACAATCACTTCCGCTCGCACACGGGCGAAACGCCCTTCCGTTGCCAGTACTGCGCCAAGACGTTCACGCGCAAGGAGCACATGGTCAACCATGTGCGCAAACACACGGGTGAGACGCCACATCGTTGCGATATTTGTAAGAAGTCCTTTACGCGCAAGGAACACTATGTTAACCACTACATGTGGCACACTG GTCAAACGCCGCACCAGTGCGATGTCTGCGGCAAGAAATACACGCGCAAGGAGCACCTAGCCAACCATATGCGATCGCACACCAACGAGACGCCGTTCCGTTGCGAGATCTGCGGCAAGAGCTTTAGCCGCAAGGAGCACTTCACCAACCACATACTCTGGCATACAG CAGGCGAGACGCCGCACCGGTGCGACTTCTGCTCCAAGACGTTTACGCGCAAGGAGCACTTGCTCAACCACGTGCGCCAGCACACGGGAGAGTCGCCGCACCGCTGCTCCTACTGCATGAAGACGTTCACGCGCAAGGAGCACCTGGTCAACCACATACGCCAGCACACGG GCGAGTCGCCGCACAAGTGCACGTACTGCACTAAGACGTTCACGCGCAAGGAGCACCTGACGAACCATGTGCGCCAGCACACGGGCGACTCCCCGCACCGATGCTCCTACTGCAAGAAGACGTTTACGCGGAAGGAGCACCTGACGAACCATGTGCGCCTGCACACGGGCGACTCGCCGCACAAATGCGAGTACTGCCAGAAGACGTTTACGCGGAAGGAGCACCTCAACAATCACATGCGCCAGCACTCGAGCGACAATCCGCATTGCTGCAACGTTTGCAACAAGCCGTTCACGCGCAAGGAGCACCTGATCAACCACATGTCGAGGTGCCACACCGGCGACCGGCCCTTCACCTGCGAGACGTGCGGCAAGTCGTTCCCGCTCAAGGGCAACCTGCTCTTCCATCAGCGCAGCCACACCAAGGGCCAGGAGATGGAGCGACCCTTTGCCTGCGAGAAGTGCCCCAAGAACTTCATCTGCAAAG GTCACTTGGTCTCGCACATGCGCTCCCATTCGGGTGAGAAACCACACGCGTGCACTCTGTGCAGCAAGGCGTTCGTCGAGCGCGGCAATTTGAAGCGCCACATGAAGATGAATCACCCGGATGCTATGATGCCGCCACCACCCgtgcatccgcatccgcaaATACCGGCTGGTGTGCTGACGCAAGTCAAGCAGGAAGTGAAACCGATCATAA TTCCCCACCACTCGGCGACCACCACGATGCACACCATTCAGCAGATCACGGCGGGAGCGGCGGGTGGAGCCGGAGCAGTGCAGCTAACCCCGGGCCTGGTGCCCCTGGTCACCTCCACGCTCATCTCGCATAACGCGGCTGCCCAGCAGCAGTCGCAGAAGAATCAAGCAGCCGCCGCAGCAGCTGCCCAGCAACAGGCTGCAGCAGCCGCCGCTGCCCAACAGCAAGCGGCCCAGCAGGCTGCACATCAGCAGCATCAACAGCAAGTGGCCGcccagcatcagcagcaggcCGCAGTGGCCGcccatcagcagcagcaacagcagttgcagcagcagcagcaacttcTGCAGTTGTCCATCCAGCAAGCGGCTCACCACCATCAGCAGGAGCAGCATcgccaacagcagcagcagcaacaccagcagcagcaacagcagcagcatcaccagcagcaacagcagggTCATCCTCAGGCCccgccaccacagcagcaacaacagccacCGCCCATCGCCCTGATCAGCGATCCAAGTGCTCTGGCACGTGCCGCCATCCAGCTGCAGCATCTGCCGGCGAATGTGGAACAGCACCCGGTTGTTTACTAA